Part of the Candidatus Aminicenantes bacterium genome, CTGAAATGGAGATCGGTCGTGTCCAGGCTCACCAGCAGCGAGAGCAGCGTTTCCTCCAGGTTGCCCAGGGGCGGGCAGTCCAGGTGGCTGCGCTGCATGCTGGCCCTGACCTCGGTGCCGCGGCCGACCGCGCTGCGGATGGAAAAATCGCCCCGGCAGACCTGGGCGGTGGCCTTGAGCAGCGGGATGCCCAGCCCGACCTTCTTGAAGCTCTTGGTGGTGAAAAACGGGTCCTGGACCTTTTCCAGCGTCTGTTCGTCCATGCCCCGGCCGTTGTCCGCCACCTGCACGTTCAGGCTGTCCCGATCCTTCGATTCGACGATGTCCAGGCGGATCTGGCCGGCGCCGGCGGCGACCGAATTTTGCACCAGGTCGATCAGGTGGAAGCAGATATCTTCAACCATGATTACATAAAAG contains:
- a CDS encoding ATP-binding protein, translated to MVEDICFHLIDLVQNSVAAGAGQIRLDIVESKDRDSLNVQVADNGRGMDEQTLEKVQDPFFTTKSFKKVGLGIPLLKATAQVCRGDFSIRSAVGRGTEVRASMQRSHLDCPPLGNLEETLLSLLVSLDTTDLHFSYRSERGEFAISTSAVREQVGDLHFSHPDVYGFLRRYIHEGLEPILAPAD